In Helianthus annuus cultivar XRQ/B chromosome 8, HanXRQr2.0-SUNRISE, whole genome shotgun sequence, a single genomic region encodes these proteins:
- the LOC110869972 gene encoding probable splicing factor, arginine/serine-rich 4: MAGYGIYEGEIPWSEVQYRKNKRAPPDGVEMTFLVQNLPNRVSKTLLWRAFQPHGFITDAYVARKKDSSGNYFGFVRYVVAEKVDLVLQAMNTVRIFEAKLNVSLAKYDKNHNRFIYTSDMRGGRKQWQAK; encoded by the coding sequence ATGGCGGGTTATGGTATTTATGAAGGGGAGATTCCATGGTCAGAAGTACAATACCGGAAGAACAAGAGGGCCCCTCCCGATGGCGTAGAGATGACGTTTCTGGTTCAAAATCTACCTAATCGGGTCTCAAAAACTCTGCTTTGGAGAGCATTTCAGCCACACGGATTCATAACTGATGCATATGTTGCTCGGAAGAAGGACTCAAGTGGaaattattttggattcgttcgGTACGTGGTTGCGGAAAAGGTGGACCTTGTTCTACAGGCAATGAACACAGTAAGGATTTTCGAAGCTAAGTTAAATGTTTCATTGGCTAAATATGATAAGAACCATAATAGGTTTATCTATACATCTGATATGAGGGGAGGAAGGAAACAATGGCAGGCGAAATAA
- the LOC110872845 gene encoding pectinesterase inhibitor 10 codes for MEGLYPINSLSKNILIIILLFTSSITLISALEITNVEFIRTSCGLTTYPTLCFNSLLTRAGAIQTSPKLLAQTALSVTLDTTRTTSSSMVKLSKVHGMAPLEVAAMKDCIELLSDSVYELQKSLDEMIRPGSKNPRLVMSDIQTWVSSAMTDEDTCTEGFKNDTKMKSVVRGKIVNVAHLTSNALALINNYASLSS; via the coding sequence ATGGAAGGGTTATACCCGATCAATTCTTTATCGAAGAACATCCTCATAATAATACTTCTCTTCACTTCCTCCATCACTTTAATCTCAGCTCTTGAAATAACCAATGTTGAATTCATAAGAACGTCATGTGGTTTGACAACTTACCCAACTCTGTGCTTCAACTCACTGTTAACGCGAGCTGGTGCAATCCAAACAAGCCCTAAGCTACTAGCCCAAACTGCACTATCTGTGACCCTTGACACTACCCGCACCACCTCTTCATCCATGGTTAAACTGTCAAAAGTGCACGGCATGGCTCCTCTAGAGGTTGCAGCCATGAAAGACTGCATTGAGTTGCTAAGTGACTCGGTTTACGAGTTGCAAAAATCACTTGACGAGATGATTCGACCAGGTTCCAAAAATCCAAGGCTAGTTATGAGTGACATACAAACATGGGTCAGTTCAGCAATGACGGATGAGGACACATGCACCGAAGGGTTCAAGAATGACACCAAAATGAAAAGTGTTGTGAGAGGAAAGATTGTGAATGTTGCACACTTAACTAGCAATGCTTTAGCTTTGATCAACAACTATGCTTCTTTAAG
- the LOC110872844 gene encoding erlin-2 isoform X1: MFDQIDETMKDALQADCTRYAPSIEIISVRVTKPRIPERVRRNFEQMEEERTKVLVAVKRQRVAEKEAETQKKIAITKAEKNAYVSKIVMEQKLMEKDSLRMQKEIENAMYIAREKSLADAKYYQTMKEAEANKLKLTPQFLELKFIKAISYITKMFFGNKISNMLMDQRLLGNFLRHLKGRNVSYISCAKDCGKNVST; encoded by the exons ATGTTTGATCAG ATTGATGAAACAATGAAAGATGCCCTTCAAGCTGATTGTACACGTTATGCACCAAGCATTGAAATTATTAGTGTCCGTGTCACAAAGCCTAGAATCCCTGAGAGGGTAAGGCGGAATTTTGAACAGATGGAAGAAGAACGCACCAAG gTGTTGGTAGCAGTAAAAAGGCAGAGGGTTGCTGAGAAGGAAGCAGAAACACAAAAGAAGATAGCTATTACAAAAGCCGAGAAGAATGCTTATGTCAGCAAAATTGTAATGGAACAAAAGTTGATGGAAAAAGACAGTTTGAGAATGCAAAAAGAAATTGAGAATGCCATGTACATTGCTCGAGAAAAAAGCTTAGCTGATGCCAAATATTACCA GACTATGAAAGAGGCTGAAGCAAATAAGTTGAAACTCACACCCCAATTTCTGGAGCTGAAATTTATCAAGGCGATTTCCTACATCACCAAAATGTTCTTTGGAAATAAG ATATCGAATATGTTGATGGATCAAAGGCTACTTGGGAACTTTTTGCGACATTTGAAAGGGAGAAATGTTAGTTACATAAGTTGCGCAAAGGATTGTGGCAAAAATGTATCAACTTAA
- the LOC110871097 gene encoding pectinesterase inhibitor 10: MEGSYSLIIILLFTSSINFILAFEKTNVEFIRTSCGLTTYPTLCFNSLSTRAGAIQTSPKLLAQTALSVTLDTTRTTSSSMVKLSKVHGMTPLEVAAMKDCIELLSDSVYELKKSLDEMIRPGSKDSRLVMSDIQTWVSSAMTDEDTCTEGFKNDPKMKSVVRGKIVNVARLTSNALALINSYASMTMSR, translated from the coding sequence ATGGAAGGTTCATACTCCCTCATAATAATACTTCTCTTTACTTCCTCCATCAATTTTATCTTAGCCTTTGAGAAAACAAATGTTGAATTCATAAGAACATCATGTGGTTTGACAACTTATCCAACATTGTGCTTCAACTCACTGTCAACGCGAGCTGGTGCAATCCAAACAAGCCCTAAGCTACTAGCCCAAACCGCTCTATCTGTGACCCTTGACACCACCCGCACCACCTCTTCATCCATGGTTAAACTGTCAAAAGTGCACGGCATGACGCCTCTAGAGGTTGCAGCCATGAAAGACTGCATTGAGTTGCTGAGTGACTCGGTTTATGAATTGAAAAAATCACTTGACGAGATGATTCGACCAGGTTCCAAGGATTCAAGACTAGTGATGAGCGACATACAAACATGGGTCAGTTCGGCAATGACGGATGAGGACACGTGCACCGAAGGGTTCAAGAATGACCCCAAAATGAAAAGTGTTGTGAGAGGAAAGATTGTGAATGTGGCACGCTTAACTAGCAATGCTTTGGCTTTGATTAATAGCTACGCTTCTATGACTATGAGCAGGTAG
- the LOC110872844 gene encoding erlin-1 isoform X2 gives MFDQIDETMKDALQADCTRYAPSIEIISVRVTKPRIPERVRRNFEQMEEERTKEAETQKKIAITKAEKNAYVSKIVMEQKLMEKDSLRMQKEIENAMYIAREKSLADAKYYQTMKEAEANKLKLTPQFLELKFIKAISYITKMFFGNKISNMLMDQRLLGNFLRHLKGRNVSYISCAKDCGKNVST, from the exons ATGTTTGATCAG ATTGATGAAACAATGAAAGATGCCCTTCAAGCTGATTGTACACGTTATGCACCAAGCATTGAAATTATTAGTGTCCGTGTCACAAAGCCTAGAATCCCTGAGAGGGTAAGGCGGAATTTTGAACAGATGGAAGAAGAACGCACCAAG GAAGCAGAAACACAAAAGAAGATAGCTATTACAAAAGCCGAGAAGAATGCTTATGTCAGCAAAATTGTAATGGAACAAAAGTTGATGGAAAAAGACAGTTTGAGAATGCAAAAAGAAATTGAGAATGCCATGTACATTGCTCGAGAAAAAAGCTTAGCTGATGCCAAATATTACCA GACTATGAAAGAGGCTGAAGCAAATAAGTTGAAACTCACACCCCAATTTCTGGAGCTGAAATTTATCAAGGCGATTTCCTACATCACCAAAATGTTCTTTGGAAATAAG ATATCGAATATGTTGATGGATCAAAGGCTACTTGGGAACTTTTTGCGACATTTGAAAGGGAGAAATGTTAGTTACATAAGTTGCGCAAAGGATTGTGGCAAAAATGTATCAACTTAA